From the Variovorax paradoxus genome, the window ACGCTCACGCCGCTGCTCAAGCGCCTCGAAGCCAACGGCTACGTGGCCCGCGTGCGCGACGTGGCCGACGAGCGGCGCGTGCACATCACGCTCACCGCCGCTGGCCGCAAGCTGAAGACCAAGGCCGCCGACGTGCCTGCCTGCCTCATGGCCGCCACCGAGTGCTCGGTGCCGGAACTCATTGCGCTCACGCAGCAGATCCAGTCTCTGCGCGACCGCATCAAGAAAGCCGCGTAGATCAGTCCGGCGCGCGGCTCGCGTTTCCCCTGTCCCTTCCTCACTTCACCAAAGGAAATCACCATGACCACCAAGCTCGACAAAGTGCTCTACACCGCAGAAGCCCACACCGTCGGCGGCCGTGACGGCGCAGGCAAGTCCAGCGACGGCGCCATCGACGTCAAGCTGAGCTCGCCCGGCTCGGGCAAGCCCGGCACCAACCCCGAGCAGCTGTTCGCGGTCGGCTACGCCGCCTGCTTCATCGGTGCGATGAAGGCCGTGGGCCCGAAGATCGGCGTGAAGGTGCCGGACGACGTCGCCATCGACTCCAGCGTTTCCCTCGGCCCGACGAACGGCGGCGCCGCCTACGGCATCGCCGTGAAGCTGGCGATCACGCTGCCGGGCCTCGATGCCGAAGCCAAGCAGAAGCTGGTCGACACCGCCCACCAGGTGTGCCCGTACTCGAACGCCACGCGCGGCAACATCGACGTCGAACTCAGCATTGTTTGAGCTCGCCCCCAGGCTTCGCGCACTTCGTGTCGCTACGCCAACCCCCTACCGGGGGCAACACCGAAGGCCCGGCAAAGCCGGTTCCTTGGTGTTCGCTTGAAGGGGGCCTGTTCCTTTTTGAAGAGCGACCTGGCCATCCGCCGGGTCGCTTTTTTCATGGGAGGTCGATGTCTCACGGGTGACGCCGGAATGCGGCGCGCGGTAGCGCCTTTCACCGGGCTTGGCTAATGTCGCGGTCATACCCACTGCCGGAGCTTCCGCCATGAGCACCACCAGCCTCTTCGTTCGCAAGGACCAGCTCGCGACCACGCGCCTTCACACCGCCACCGACGAAGCCCTGGCCGACGGCCAGGTGCGGGTGCGCATCGACGGCTTTGCGCTCACCTCGAACAACATCACGTACGCGGCTTTCGGCGACGCGATGAGCTATTGGCAGTTCTACCCGACCGGCGAGGAGGGCTGGGGCAGCGTTCCGGTGTGGGGCTTCGCGAGCGTGGTGCAGTCGCTGCACCCGGGCGTCGCGGCGGGCGAGCGGCTGTACGGCTACTGGCCGATGGCCTCCGCCGCGGTGCTGACCCCGGGTCGGCTGTCGCCCGAGCGCTTCACCGACATGGCCGGGCACCGCGCGGCATTGCCTGCGGTCTACAACCAGTACTTCCGCTGCGCCAGCGACCCGCTCTACACCGCCGACACCGAGGACATCCAGGCACTCTTGCGCCCGCTGTTCATCACGTCGTGGCTCATCGACGATTTCATGGGCGACAACGACTTCTTCGGCGCGAAGACGATGCTGCTGTCCAGCGCATCGAGCAAGACGGCGTACGGCACGGCCTTCCAGCTGCACCAGCGCAAGGACGTCGAGGTGATCGGCCTCACCTCGCCCGCCAACGTGGCCTTCTGCGAGAGCCTGGGCTGCTACGACCGCGTGGCGACCTACGATGCGCTGGACACCATCGCGGCCGACACGCCCTGCGTGTACGTCGACTTCGCCGGCAACGGCGCGCTGCGCAACGCCATCCACGAACGCTTCGCGAACCTGAAGTACAGCAGCTCGATCGGCGGCACGCACGTGGAGCAGCTCGCGGCCAAGGGCGCGGGCAAGGAACTGGCCGGCCCGCGCGCCACGCTGTTCTTCGCGCCCGCGCAGATCAAGAAGCGCACCGGCGAATGGGGCGCCGACGAGTTCGCCCGGCGCATGGTCGCGGCCTGGCACCAATTCCTGGCGGCCGTCACCGACACGAAGAACCCCTGGCTGCACGCCGAGCACCACGACGGCGGCGAGGCGGTGCAGGCCGCCTACGGCCACGTGCTCGGGGGCAAGGGCGACCCGCGCACCGGTCATATCCTTTCTCTTTCCAGACAACCCGCGCGCGCCTGAAGCGCGCAGGCGCCGAGTGGCGACAATCGCCACATGACCCTTTCTTCCGCGGCGCCCGCGAACACACATCCCTACGAGAGCCTCACGCCCGACGTGGTGCTCGACGCGCTCGCGACGCTCGGCCTGCACGGCGACGGCCGTCTCACCGGCCTCAACTCCTACGAGAACCGGGTCTACCAGGTCTACCTGGAAGACCGCTCGGCGGTGGTGGTCAAGTTCTACCGCCCGGGCCGCTGGAGCGAGGCCGAGATCCTCGAGGAGCACGCCTTCTCGCTCGAACTGGCCGCCGGCGAGGTGCCGGCCGTTCCGCCGCTGGCCTTCGACGGCAAGACCCTGCACCACCACGCCGGCTTCGCGTTCAGCGTGAGCCCCTACCGTGGCGGCCGCGCGCCCGAGCTCGACGACTTCGAAGTGCTCGAGTGGGTGGGCCGCTTCCTCGCGCGCATCCACACCGTGGGCAGCGCGAAGCCCTTTCAGGCCCGACCCGCGCTCGACCTGCAGACCTTCGGCCTCGACTCGCGCGACTGGCTGCTCGAGAACGACAAGATCCCGATGGACGTGCAGCGCGACTGGGAAACCGCCTGCAATGCGGCGCTCGACATGGTGCGCCAGACCGCGCTGGCCCTGCAGCCGCCGGCCTCCGACTTCCAGCCGCGCAAGCTGCGCCTGCACGGCGACGTGCACCCCGGCAACATCCTGTGGACGCCCACCGACCGCCCCGGCGGCGGTCCGCACTTCGTCGATCTGGACGACGCGCGCACCGGCTTCGCGGTGCAGGACCTGTGGATGCTGCTGTCGGGCGACCGCGCGCAGCGCACCGCGCAGCTGTCGGGCCTGCTCGACGGCTACGAGCAGTTCCGCGAGTTCGACCGCCGCGAGCTGGCGCTGATCGAGCCGCTGCGCACGTTGCGTCTCATCCACTACAGCGCGTGGCTCGCGCGGCGCTGGGAAGACCCGATCTTCCCGATCAACTTTCCGTGGTTCGGCTCCAGCGACTACTGGAAGGGGCAGATTCTGGTGCTGGAAGACCAGTGCGAGCAGATGGCGGAAGAGCCCCTCTACGCCTAGGAATGCCGGCCCCCCGGCTTTTCACTCCGCTTCGCTGCGTGTAATTCGCCACCCTCCGATTGGGAGGCCCGGCCGCCTTGGGGCGGTCCGGCGGCGGCCGGCTGCGCGCTGGCCACCCCCTGCAGCAGCCGCTCGACCAGCACGTTCTGCGGCCCCGAGCGCCAGATCCCGTAGGCCTCCGACTGCGCCACGGCGCGGTCGAGCGGCCTGAACACCGCGCCGCGCAACGCCGAATGCCGCATGGCCTGCGGCACCAGCGCCACGCCCAGGCCCTGCGACACCAGCGACACCACCGCGAGCCAGTGGCGCACCTCGTGCCGCACCTCGGGCAGGAAGCCGGCGTCCGCGCAGATCGACAGGATGCGCTCGTGGTAGTCGGGCGAGGCCTCGCGCGAGAACAGCACGAAAGGCTGGTCGCGCAGGTCGGCCGGCGCCAGCACCCGCCTGCGCGCCATCGGGTGCCCTGCCGGCAGGCAGGCCACGAAGGGTTCCGACAGCAGCAGCCGGTGCTGCAACTCCAGCGGCACGCGGCGCGTGTGGGCAAAGCCGAGGTCGAGCCGGTCGTTCAGCAGTTCGGTGATCTGCACGCCGGAGTTGAGTTCGCTCAGCGTGATGCGCACCGCCGGATGCTTCGCCTGGAACGTGCGCAGCGCCTGCGGCAGGCCGCGGTACAGCATGGCACCGACGAAGCCGATGCGCAGCCGGCCGGCCGAACCCAGTGCCACGTCGCGCGCCTCCAGTGCCGCTTCCTCGGCCTGCAGCAGCACGCGGCGCGCCGACAGGCGCAGCGCCTCGCCGGCGGGCGTGAGGCGCACTTCCTTGCTGTTGCGCTCGAACAGCCGCGCACCCACCGTGTCTTCGAGCTGCCGGATCGCCACCGACAACGGCGGCTGCGAGATCGACAGGCGCCGCGCCGCGCGGCCGAAGTGCAACTCTTCGGCAAGCACGGAAAAGTAGCGCAGGTGCCGCAGTTCCATGGATATTCAGATCGAATCGAACAAGACCAAATCGATATTAGACACGGATCGTCGTGGCTTCAACAATGCGCCAAACCAGACACCCAGGAGACAAAGCGCATGTCCGAACACGCACCTGAGCACGCCCATCCGATCCCCGATCGCCATGGCCAGAACCTGTTCAGCACCGACACCGAACTGCATGCCCTGCTGGCGCTCTACCTGCCCGACGACTTGCGCGCACACATGCAGCCGCACTTCGAGCGCCTGGGCGGCCTCGCGGGCGGCCTGCTCGACGAGCTGGCCGGCACCGCCGACCGCAACCCGCCCACGCTGGAGCAGCGCACGCGCACCGGGCTGGACGAGCAGAAGGTCGTCAAGCACCCCGCCTACATCGAGATGGAACGCCTCGCGCTCAGCGAGTTCGGCCTGGCCGCCGTCTCCCACCGCGACGACACGCTGGGCTGGCACGGCAAGATGCCGCCGCTTGTGAAATACGTGCTGACCTACCTGTTCGTGCAGGCCGAGTTCGGCCTGTGCTGCCCGGTGTCGATGACCGATTCGCTCACGCGCACGCTGAAGAAGTTCGGCACGCCCGAGCTGGTCGCCAGGTACCTGCCGCGCCTGACATCGCTCGACTTCGACGAACTCGCGCAGGGCGCGATGTTCATGACCGAGCAGGCCGCCGGCTCCGACATCGCCGCCACCGCCACGCTGGCGCACCAGGAAGCCGACGGCAGTTGGCGCCTCACGGGCGACAAATGGTTCTGCTCGAACCCCGACGCCGACTTCGCGATGGTGCTCGCACGCGCCGACGAGGCATCCGGCGGCGTTGCGGGCATGAAGGGCGTGTCGCTGTTTCTGCTGCCGCGCCGGCTCGACGACGGCAGCCTCAACCGCTACCGCATCATCCGCCTGAAGCACAAGCTGGGCACGCGCTCGATGGCCAGCGGCGAGATCCGCCTCGAAGGCGCGCGCGCGTACCTGGTCGGCGAGGCCGGCCGCGGCTTCGTGCAGATGGTCGACATGGTCAACAACTCGCGCCTGTCGAACGGCGTGCGTGCCGCCGGCCTGATGCGCCGGGCAGTGGCCGAGGCCGAATTCATCGCCTCGGAGCGCCGCGCCTTCGGCCGCACCCTCGCGCAGATGCCGCTGATGCAGCGCCAGCTCGACAAGCTGCGCCTGCCGGCCGAACAGGCCCGCACCATGGTGTGCCAGACCGCGCTGGCGCTCGCGCGTTCCGACGCGGGCGAGCCCGACGCCTATGCGCTGCTGCGCATCCTCACGCCGCTCATCAAGTTCCGCGCCTGCCGCGATGCACGCAAGGTCACGGGCGATGCGATGGAAGTGCGCGGCGGCTGCGGCTACATCGAGGAGTGGAGCGACGCGCGGCTCGTGCGCGACGCGCACCTGGGCTCGATCTGGGAAGGCACCAGCAACATCGTGGCGCTGGACGTGATCCGCGCGGTCAAGCGCGAAGGCTCGCTGCCCGTGCTGCGCGCGCACTGCGAGAAACTGCTGGCCGACGCCACGCTCGCACCCGGCTTTGCCAAGGCGCTGCGCGACGCGCTCGCCCGCGCCGCGGCGCTGACCGAGACCGCCGCGCACGAGGGCGGCGACGTGCTCGCACGGCAGGCCGCCTCGGCGCTCTATCACTGCACCAGCGCCATCGCGATGGCGTGGGAGGCCTCGCACACCGGCTCCGCCGCGCGCCTGCACTGGGCGCAACTGGTGCTGCTGCACCGCGTGCTGCCGCGCGACCCGCTGTCGCCCGACGCCATGCCCGCGGACTGGAACACGGCCGCCAGCGAACGCAGCGCGACGGCACTTGCCTGAGCCTTGCGCAACCACCGACACCAAGAACCGGAGACAACCCTTGAAACGCTCGACCTTCCTGCTGGCCGCCTGCGCCGCCTCACTGCTCACCGCATTGCCGGCCGCGCACGCGGCCGATGCCTTCCCTTCCAGGCCGCTGACGCTGGTGATCCCCTTCCCGCCCGGCGGCCCCACCGACGCGATGGCGCGCACGCTGGCCGCCGAGATGAAGGACCGCCTCGGCCAGCCCATGATCGTGGAGAACCGCGCGGGCGCGGGCGGCAACATCGGCGCCGAGTACGTGGCGCGCGCCGAGGCCGACGGCCACACGCTGATGTTCGGCACCTCCGGTCCGCTGGCCATCAACAAGAGCCTGTACCGCAAGATCAGCTACGACCCGGTGAAGAGCTTCGCGCCCGTCATCCAGGTCGGCTACCTGCCCAACATCCTGGTGGTGAACCCGGCCCTGCCGGTGAAGAACGTGCCCGAACTGGTGGCCTATGCCAGGGCCAATCCGGGCAAGCTCAGCTATGCCTCGTCGGGCAACGGCGCGTCGTCGCACCTCGCCGGGGTGCTCTTCAACTCGGTGGCCGGCACCGACCTCCAGCACATTCCGTACAAGGGCACCGGCCCGGCGCTCAACGACCTGCTGGGCAACCAGGTGAGCATGACCTTCACCGACATCCTCACCGCGCTGCCTTATGTGAAGGCCGGCAAGCTGCGCGCGCTGGGCGTGGCCACGGTGGCGCGCTCGCAGGCCCTGCCCGACGTGCCGACCATTTCCGAGCAGGGCTACAAAGGCTACGACGTGAGCGTGTTCTTCGGCATCGTCGCGCCGGCCGGCACGCCGGCGGACCGCATCGCCAAGCTCAACCACGCGTTCGCCGAAGTGCTCCACTCGCCGAAGGTGAAGCAGATGTTCGCGTCGCAGGGTCTCGAGACGCCGGCGGACACGTCGCCGCAGAAGCTCGGGCAGTTCATCGCGACCGAGTCGGTGAAGTGGAAGGACGTGGTGCAGAAGTCCGGGGCGCAGCTCGACTGACCGGAGTTCGCCGCTTCAGTGCGCGATCGGACGCAGGCCGGCCCCGGACGCGCGCATGCCGAACGAACGATCCCACAGAACATGGAACACGGAACACCGACATGACCCCACCCCAAGGCGCGCTTGCAGGCATCAAGGTCCTGGACATCTCCCGCATCCTCGGCGGACCCTATTGCGGCCAGATCCTCGGCGACCACGGTGCCGACGTGCTCAAGGTCGAGCCCCCGCAGGGCGACGACACGCGCACCTGGGGCCCGCCGTTCAGGGAAGGCGTGGCCTCGTACTACCACGGCCTCAACCGCAACAAGCGCGTGCAGCACCTCGACTTCGCCACCGAGGAAGGCCGCGAGGCGCTGCTCGCCCTGGTGGCGCAGGCCGACGTGCTCATCGAGAACTTCAAGACCGGCACCATGGAGCGCTGGGGCATCGGCTACGAGACGCTGTCGCAGCGCTTCCCGCGCCTGGTGTGGTGCCGCGTGTCGGGCTTCGGCGCGGATGGCCCGCTGGGCGCGCTGCCCGGCTACGACGCCGCGGTGCAGGCCATGACCGGCATCATGAGCATCAACGGCGAAGCCGACGGCGGGCCCCTGCGCGTGGGCCTGCCGGTGGTCGACATGGTGACCGGGCTGAACGCCGTCATCGGCGTGCTGCTCGCGCTGCAGGAACGCCACCGCAGCGGGCGCGGCCAGTTCGTTGAAGCGGCGCTGTACGACAGCGGCCTGTCGCTGCTGCATCCGCATGCGGCCAACTGGTTCATGGACGGCACCGAGCCGCGCCGCACCGGCAACGCGCATCCCAACATCTACCCGTACGACGCACTGGCCACCGGCACCGACCCGGTATTCGTGGCGGTGGGTAACGACCGCCAGTTCGCCCGCCTGTGCCGCTGCATCGGCCTGCCCGAGCTGTCGGACGATCCGCTCTACCGCACGGCCGGCGCGCGCTCCGTGCATCGCGACGGGCTCAAGCAGCGGCTCGAGGCCGCCATGGCGATGTTCGACGGCCGCGAGCTGGTCGAGCAGCTCATGGCCGCCGGCGTGCCCGCCGCGCCGGTGCTGCCGGTCGACGCCGCGCTGCAGCATCCGCACACGCTGCACCGCGAGATGGTGGTCGAGATGCCCGGCGGCTACCGCGGCATCGGCGCGCCCGTCAAGCTCAGCCGCACGCCAGCCAGCTACCGGCACGCGCCGCTGACGCCGGGCGATGCCTTCCTGCCCGGCGACGGCTCAGCGCAGCACTGAACGCCCGCGGCCGATGCCGTAGTACGCGATGCCGGCGGCCTCGGCCTGGGCGGCGTCGTAGAGATTTCGCCCGTCGAAGATCGCGGGCGCCCGCAGCACCTGCGCGATGCGCGCGAAATCGGGCCGGCGGAACTCGGGCCATTCGGTGACCAGCGCCAGCGCATCGGCGCCCTGCAGCGCCTCGTCGGCGCTGCCGCACCAGCGCAGGCCGTCGCGCTCGCCGACCACGTCGCGCGCGGCCGGCATGGCCACCGGGTCGTACACCTGCACGCGCGCACCCGCGGCGTGCAGGCGTTCCAGCAGCACGAGGCTCGGCGCGTCGCGCATGTCGTCGGTGTCGGGCTTGAAGGCCAGGCCCCATACCGCGATGGCCTTGCCCGCGATGCGGCCCTCGAAATGGTGCGTCACCAGGTCGAAGAGCCGGCCCTTCTGCTCGTGGTTGGTGGCCTCCACCGCCGACAGGATGCGCAAGGGCTGGCCGTCGCGCGCCGCCATGCGCCTGAGCGCGCGCACATCCTTCGAAAGGCAGGAGCCGCCATAGCCCGCGCCCGCCTGCAGGAAGTCGGGGCCGATGCGCCGGTCCGCGCCGATCGCGCGCCGCACCATCTCGATGTCGGCGCCCGTCTGCCCCGCCACGCGCGCCATCTCGTTCATGAAGCTGATGCGGGTGGCCAGCATCGCGTTGGCGGCGTACTTGGCAAGCTCGGCGGAGCGGCGGCCCATCACCAGCCACTGCGACGGCCGCTCGATGAAGGGTTCGTAGAGACGGGCCAGAAGTTCGACGGCCCACGGGTTCTCCGAGCCGATCACGATGCGGTCGGGCCGCCGGCAGTCGCGCACCGCCGAGCCCTCGCGCAGGAACTCGGGATTGGCCGCCACCGCGATGCGCAGCCCTGCGCCGCGTTGCGACAGCTCGCCGTTCAGCACCATCTCGACCTGGTCGGCCGTGCCGACCGGCGCTGTCGACTTGCACACCACCACCGCCTCGCGGTCGCGGTGCCGGCCGATGCCGGCAGCGACCGCCATCACATGGCGCAGGTCGACCCGGCCCTCGGCGTCGGCCGGCGTGTTGACCACGATGAAGAGCACGTCGCCGTGCAGGCAGGCCTCGCATTCGTCGGCGGTGAAGCGCAAGGTGCCCGCGGCCAGCCCGGCGGCGACCAGCGCTTCGAGATCCGGTTCGTGCAACGGCATCAGGCCGCGCTGCAGGCCCTCGACGCGAGCCAGGTCGGCGTCGGCGCAAAGCACCTCGTGGCCGGCCTCGGCCAGGCAGGCGGCGAAGCTCAGGCCCACATAGCCGGCGCCGAACAGGCTGACCTTCATGGGCGCGCCCCTCTCCCCGGGCACTGGTGGCGCGGGCGGTTGTGCGATAAAAGCAGGATGGATTCTTTCAAAACCGTGACCGGACAGGAAAATTCGATGATGCCCGATGAAGTTGCAGCGCATTGCGCGCTGGTCCTGGAGACCAACAACCTCCGAGGCGGCGCCGATGCCGAGGCCAGGGCGGGCACCAGCCTGCAGCGCCTCGTTGCATTGCTGGCCAGGCAACAGCTGCCGCTCACGGCGCTGGCGCAGGTGGTCGTCACGCACGACGGGCTGAGCCCCGCCACCTGCGAGGCAGTGGCCCGTGCGGCGGGCCGTGCGATCGACTTCGTGCGCATCGAGCGCAGCACCGGCTACTACGACGCCAAGAACGCCGGCTTCGAAGCGACCGATGCGCAGCGCTGCGCGTACGTGGTGTTCGCCGACGCCGACTGCCTGCCCGACGACGACTGGCTGCTGCAGATGCTGCTTCCGTTCGCGCAGGCCGACGCACCCGCCGTGGTGGCGGGGCGCACCAGCTACGCGGCCAACGTCGTGGGCACCGCGCTGACCACCATCGACTTCATGTACTTCCCCAATGCCGACCACGCCGGGGCCACCAGCAACTTCTACGCGAACAACGTGGCCTTCCGCCGCGAGGTGTTCGCGCAGCACAGCTACCAGGCGCTCGACGGCGTGTACCGCGCGCACTGCCAGGTGCTGGGCATGCGATTGAGAGCAGCCGGCGTGCCGATCCGCTACGTGGCGCAGGCCCACACAGAACACCGCCTGCCCGACACGCGCGCCGAGGCGCTCAAACTGCGCTGGATGCGCGGGCAGGACACCTACTCGCTCACGCCGCACCTGCTGCGCAGCTATGTCTCGCCGCGCTGGCAATGGCTCGCCCGGAGCGGGCCGATCGGGCCGCTGGCCGTGCTGTTCACGCGCCTGGGTTTCAGCATGAAGGCGCTCAACCGCCAGGACCTGCCGCCGCTGCGCGGCCTGCGCTGGCTGGCCGGCGTGGCGCTGATCCTGGGGTTCTCGGCCATCGACATGCTGGGTGCGTTCGCACGCGGCATCGGCTGGCACACCACCGGCCGCACCCACGCGGACGCCCAGGCGCTCTCGTACCACAAGCCCTGAGCGCTCCTGCGCTTCACCCCTCCCGCCAGAACAACAACAAGACATCAGCATGTCCATCCGCTCGTCCCTCATCGCCCGCCATCTCGTGGCGGGCCT encodes:
- a CDS encoding DUF2855 family protein — protein: MSTTSLFVRKDQLATTRLHTATDEALADGQVRVRIDGFALTSNNITYAAFGDAMSYWQFYPTGEEGWGSVPVWGFASVVQSLHPGVAAGERLYGYWPMASAAVLTPGRLSPERFTDMAGHRAALPAVYNQYFRCASDPLYTADTEDIQALLRPLFITSWLIDDFMGDNDFFGAKTMLLSSASSKTAYGTAFQLHQRKDVEVIGLTSPANVAFCESLGCYDRVATYDALDTIAADTPCVYVDFAGNGALRNAIHERFANLKYSSSIGGTHVEQLAAKGAGKELAGPRATLFFAPAQIKKRTGEWGADEFARRMVAAWHQFLAAVTDTKNPWLHAEHHDGGEAVQAAYGHVLGGKGDPRTGHILSLSRQPARA
- a CDS encoding UDP-glucose dehydrogenase family protein, whose amino-acid sequence is MKVSLFGAGYVGLSFAACLAEAGHEVLCADADLARVEGLQRGLMPLHEPDLEALVAAGLAAGTLRFTADECEACLHGDVLFIVVNTPADAEGRVDLRHVMAVAAGIGRHRDREAVVVCKSTAPVGTADQVEMVLNGELSQRGAGLRIAVAANPEFLREGSAVRDCRRPDRIVIGSENPWAVELLARLYEPFIERPSQWLVMGRRSAELAKYAANAMLATRISFMNEMARVAGQTGADIEMVRRAIGADRRIGPDFLQAGAGYGGSCLSKDVRALRRMAARDGQPLRILSAVEATNHEQKGRLFDLVTHHFEGRIAGKAIAVWGLAFKPDTDDMRDAPSLVLLERLHAAGARVQVYDPVAMPAARDVVGERDGLRWCGSADEALQGADALALVTEWPEFRRPDFARIAQVLRAPAIFDGRNLYDAAQAEAAGIAYYGIGRGRSVLR
- a CDS encoding acyl-CoA dehydrogenase family protein yields the protein MSEHAPEHAHPIPDRHGQNLFSTDTELHALLALYLPDDLRAHMQPHFERLGGLAGGLLDELAGTADRNPPTLEQRTRTGLDEQKVVKHPAYIEMERLALSEFGLAAVSHRDDTLGWHGKMPPLVKYVLTYLFVQAEFGLCCPVSMTDSLTRTLKKFGTPELVARYLPRLTSLDFDELAQGAMFMTEQAAGSDIAATATLAHQEADGSWRLTGDKWFCSNPDADFAMVLARADEASGGVAGMKGVSLFLLPRRLDDGSLNRYRIIRLKHKLGTRSMASGEIRLEGARAYLVGEAGRGFVQMVDMVNNSRLSNGVRAAGLMRRAVAEAEFIASERRAFGRTLAQMPLMQRQLDKLRLPAEQARTMVCQTALALARSDAGEPDAYALLRILTPLIKFRACRDARKVTGDAMEVRGGCGYIEEWSDARLVRDAHLGSIWEGTSNIVALDVIRAVKREGSLPVLRAHCEKLLADATLAPGFAKALRDALARAAALTETAAHEGGDVLARQAASALYHCTSAIAMAWEASHTGSAARLHWAQLVLLHRVLPRDPLSPDAMPADWNTAASERSATALA
- a CDS encoding glycosyltransferase yields the protein MMPDEVAAHCALVLETNNLRGGADAEARAGTSLQRLVALLARQQLPLTALAQVVVTHDGLSPATCEAVARAAGRAIDFVRIERSTGYYDAKNAGFEATDAQRCAYVVFADADCLPDDDWLLQMLLPFAQADAPAVVAGRTSYAANVVGTALTTIDFMYFPNADHAGATSNFYANNVAFRREVFAQHSYQALDGVYRAHCQVLGMRLRAAGVPIRYVAQAHTEHRLPDTRAEALKLRWMRGQDTYSLTPHLLRSYVSPRWQWLARSGPIGPLAVLFTRLGFSMKALNRQDLPPLRGLRWLAGVALILGFSAIDMLGAFARGIGWHTTGRTHADAQALSYHKP
- a CDS encoding LysR family transcriptional regulator; translation: MELRHLRYFSVLAEELHFGRAARRLSISQPPLSVAIRQLEDTVGARLFERNSKEVRLTPAGEALRLSARRVLLQAEEAALEARDVALGSAGRLRIGFVGAMLYRGLPQALRTFQAKHPAVRITLSELNSGVQITELLNDRLDLGFAHTRRVPLELQHRLLLSEPFVACLPAGHPMARRRVLAPADLRDQPFVLFSREASPDYHERILSICADAGFLPEVRHEVRHWLAVVSLVSQGLGVALVPQAMRHSALRGAVFRPLDRAVAQSEAYGIWRSGPQNVLVERLLQGVASAQPAAAGPPQGGRASQSEGGELHAAKRSEKPGGRHS
- a CDS encoding CaiB/BaiF CoA transferase family protein gives rise to the protein MTPPQGALAGIKVLDISRILGGPYCGQILGDHGADVLKVEPPQGDDTRTWGPPFREGVASYYHGLNRNKRVQHLDFATEEGREALLALVAQADVLIENFKTGTMERWGIGYETLSQRFPRLVWCRVSGFGADGPLGALPGYDAAVQAMTGIMSINGEADGGPLRVGLPVVDMVTGLNAVIGVLLALQERHRSGRGQFVEAALYDSGLSLLHPHAANWFMDGTEPRRTGNAHPNIYPYDALATGTDPVFVAVGNDRQFARLCRCIGLPELSDDPLYRTAGARSVHRDGLKQRLEAAMAMFDGRELVEQLMAAGVPAAPVLPVDAALQHPHTLHREMVVEMPGGYRGIGAPVKLSRTPASYRHAPLTPGDAFLPGDGSAQH
- a CDS encoding serine/threonine protein kinase, whose product is MTLSSAAPANTHPYESLTPDVVLDALATLGLHGDGRLTGLNSYENRVYQVYLEDRSAVVVKFYRPGRWSEAEILEEHAFSLELAAGEVPAVPPLAFDGKTLHHHAGFAFSVSPYRGGRAPELDDFEVLEWVGRFLARIHTVGSAKPFQARPALDLQTFGLDSRDWLLENDKIPMDVQRDWETACNAALDMVRQTALALQPPASDFQPRKLRLHGDVHPGNILWTPTDRPGGGPHFVDLDDARTGFAVQDLWMLLSGDRAQRTAQLSGLLDGYEQFREFDRRELALIEPLRTLRLIHYSAWLARRWEDPIFPINFPWFGSSDYWKGQILVLEDQCEQMAEEPLYA
- a CDS encoding Bug family tripartite tricarboxylate transporter substrate binding protein encodes the protein MKRSTFLLAACAASLLTALPAAHAADAFPSRPLTLVIPFPPGGPTDAMARTLAAEMKDRLGQPMIVENRAGAGGNIGAEYVARAEADGHTLMFGTSGPLAINKSLYRKISYDPVKSFAPVIQVGYLPNILVVNPALPVKNVPELVAYARANPGKLSYASSGNGASSHLAGVLFNSVAGTDLQHIPYKGTGPALNDLLGNQVSMTFTDILTALPYVKAGKLRALGVATVARSQALPDVPTISEQGYKGYDVSVFFGIVAPAGTPADRIAKLNHAFAEVLHSPKVKQMFASQGLETPADTSPQKLGQFIATESVKWKDVVQKSGAQLD
- a CDS encoding MarR family winged helix-turn-helix transcriptional regulator translates to MRSTQVTADEMLKLDNQLCFAVYSASLAMTRLYKPVLEKLQLTYPQYLVMLALWEQDGPTVSALGELLSLDSGTLTPLLKRLEANGYVARVRDVADERRVHITLTAAGRKLKTKAADVPACLMAATECSVPELIALTQQIQSLRDRIKKAA
- a CDS encoding organic hydroperoxide resistance protein yields the protein MTTKLDKVLYTAEAHTVGGRDGAGKSSDGAIDVKLSSPGSGKPGTNPEQLFAVGYAACFIGAMKAVGPKIGVKVPDDVAIDSSVSLGPTNGGAAYGIAVKLAITLPGLDAEAKQKLVDTAHQVCPYSNATRGNIDVELSIV